A genomic stretch from Desulfonatronospira thiodismutans ASO3-1 includes:
- a CDS encoding DegQ family serine endoprotease, giving the protein MRLYIKTFLLLTLFFIWSGSIAGASLPEFSDLAEKAGPAVVNISTVKKVERPEMGDFFRGFQDRGHPFEEFFDQFERFFGERERQPREQRSLGSGFIISQDGYVVTNNHVVEGAEEIKATFRLEDEEKTFEAEIIGTDPETDLALIKINTDMELPTLEFGNSEDMKVGQWVVAIGNPFGLNHTVTAGIISAKGRVIGAGPYDNFIQTDASINPGNSGGPLLNMQGEVIGINTAIVAAGQGIGFAIPSTMAEDIISQLKTDQKVSRGWLGVTIQNVDQDIADALGLEEARGALVAGVTPGDPAEEAGMEAGDVIVSLNGDSVEDSSDLTRKIGQLAPGSEATVGFYRDGEKKDVTVTLGERDLEGLAERPEPEPESEKADLGMSFRSPSQEEAEQLGLSEPQGLLVTEVEPRSPAHRADIAPGDLILQANGQRVDSTNDFFTILEEDAKPKQVLMLLVNRQGQNIFRTIPLRD; this is encoded by the coding sequence ATGCGATTATATATCAAAACCTTTTTATTGCTGACTTTATTTTTTATTTGGTCCGGCAGCATTGCAGGGGCTTCCCTGCCGGAATTTTCAGATCTGGCTGAAAAGGCAGGCCCGGCGGTAGTCAACATAAGCACTGTGAAAAAAGTAGAAAGGCCTGAGATGGGGGATTTTTTCCGCGGTTTCCAGGATCGCGGGCACCCTTTTGAGGAGTTTTTTGACCAGTTCGAAAGATTTTTCGGTGAAAGGGAGCGTCAGCCCAGAGAGCAGCGTTCCCTTGGCTCTGGCTTTATCATTTCCCAGGACGGATACGTAGTGACCAACAATCACGTGGTTGAAGGGGCGGAGGAAATCAAGGCCACCTTCAGACTGGAAGACGAAGAAAAAACATTTGAAGCAGAGATAATCGGTACTGACCCTGAGACCGACCTGGCCCTTATAAAGATCAATACTGATATGGAACTGCCCACCCTGGAGTTCGGCAACTCCGAAGACATGAAGGTGGGGCAGTGGGTTGTGGCCATAGGCAACCCCTTTGGACTCAATCACACTGTTACCGCAGGAATAATCAGCGCCAAGGGGCGGGTAATAGGTGCCGGCCCTTATGACAACTTCATCCAGACCGATGCTTCCATCAATCCCGGCAACAGCGGCGGACCTCTTTTAAATATGCAGGGCGAGGTAATAGGGATCAATACGGCTATAGTAGCCGCAGGACAGGGAATCGGATTCGCCATACCCAGCACCATGGCTGAAGACATCATCAGCCAGCTTAAGACGGATCAGAAAGTCAGCCGCGGCTGGCTGGGCGTAACCATCCAGAATGTCGACCAGGATATCGCTGACGCCCTGGGCCTGGAGGAAGCCAGAGGTGCCCTGGTTGCCGGCGTAACTCCCGGCGATCCCGCTGAAGAAGCCGGCATGGAAGCCGGTGACGTTATTGTCTCCCTGAACGGCGACTCTGTTGAAGACTCTTCCGACCTTACCAGGAAAATTGGACAACTGGCCCCCGGTTCTGAAGCCACTGTTGGATTCTACAGAGACGGTGAGAAAAAAGATGTCACCGTAACCCTGGGGGAAAGAGACCTGGAAGGCCTGGCTGAACGTCCCGAACCGGAACCGGAGAGCGAAAAGGCTGACCTGGGGATGTCTTTTCGTTCCCCTTCACAGGAAGAGGCTGAGCAGCTGGGCTTAAGCGAGCCCCAGGGCCTGCTTGTAACCGAAGTTGAGCCAAGGTCCCCGGCCCACCGCGCAGACATCGCCCCGGGAGATCTGATCCTGCAGGCCAACGGTCAGAGGGTGGACAGTACCAATGATTTCTTCACCATCCTGGAAGAAGATGCCAAGCCCAAGCAGGTGCTCATGCTGCTGGTAAACAGGCAGGGGCAGAATATCTTCAGGACCATACCGCTCAGGGATTAA
- the ispE gene encoding 4-(cytidine 5'-diphospho)-2-C-methyl-D-erythritol kinase — MSKTYSIKSGCKINLYLKILDKRRDGYHNLDSIFYPLSRPGDYIDVILVPGSGISLRACPKSLEKSSNILLNTYKLFAAATGFRPGLKVYLSKNIPVGAGLGGGSSNAASFLLFLNSLNRATALTREKLFELASELGADVPFFIYNRPARVTGKGEIVSPVHIGLHGLHLLVICPEVSIDTARAYQAHDQKTRDSRPPGDSVLTTGPLTDNRSPFERIILSNCFEKTVFAEYPGLGSIKTQMLQAGASGCVLSGSGSSLCAFFRERKYLSQACHTLDRQNVSFYYSRIN, encoded by the coding sequence ATGAGCAAAACCTACAGCATAAAGTCCGGCTGCAAGATAAATCTTTACCTGAAAATACTGGACAAACGCCGGGATGGATACCATAATCTGGATTCCATTTTTTATCCCCTGTCCAGGCCGGGGGATTATATCGATGTCATTCTTGTACCCGGCTCCGGGATCTCCCTGCGCGCCTGCCCCAAGAGCCTGGAAAAAAGCAGCAATATCCTTTTGAACACCTATAAGCTTTTTGCCGCAGCAACCGGATTTCGCCCCGGACTCAAGGTCTACCTGAGCAAAAACATTCCCGTGGGGGCCGGACTCGGCGGGGGCAGCTCCAACGCGGCTTCTTTTCTGCTTTTTCTCAACAGCTTAAACAGGGCCACCGCCCTTACCAGGGAAAAACTTTTTGAACTGGCTTCAGAGCTGGGGGCGGACGTGCCCTTTTTCATTTACAACAGGCCAGCCCGGGTCACGGGCAAGGGAGAAATCGTATCGCCGGTGCATATAGGCCTGCATGGACTGCACTTGCTTGTCATCTGCCCGGAAGTAAGCATAGATACGGCCAGGGCCTATCAGGCCCATGACCAGAAAACCAGGGACTCCCGCCCACCTGGTGACTCAGTATTGACAACCGGACCCTTAACAGATAATAGATCGCCTTTTGAACGGATAATTCTCAGCAACTGTTTTGAAAAAACAGTATTTGCTGAGTATCCAGGGCTTGGAAGCATTAAGACACAAATGCTTCAGGCCGGTGCAAGCGGCTGTGTTCTGAGCGGCTCGGGGTCAAGCCTGTGCGCCTTTTTCCGCGAAAGAAAGTATCTTTC